The stretch of DNA GTTTACACTCACTAGCCTATGGAAATGGCAGTAATTTAGACAATTGCTGTATATTAAGTAGGATCTGAGCAAAATGTGTTTATGATTGTGTGTAGTAATCTCACATGTGAGGCAAATCTTCCAAAACTTTGACCATCTTGTAATCACCTTAAGTGCAATGCTAACTTAGATAGTTCAATGCTTCCAAGTATTTAACCATCCACATATCATATTAGCATCAATTTTTCTCTGAATTGGCCATCTCTCTATATTACAATGTCTAATGTAATCAATGATGGAAATGATCCACAGAAGTTATTTACAAGTAACAAGATATTATGAACCACGATGTTGAACTCCCAGGCAGTTGATTTTGCATCTTGCTTGTTCATGAATGTTTGGTCTCCACTGGCCTGTAAAATTTTCGCCTATCCTTCTTCCTGCAAGCATGAATGTTTGTTCATGaattcttaaataaaaataacaactaGCTTGAGGTTAACTAATTGTTAATAATGGCTGATATTAATCAGATAGCTACTATCTATCATGCTGAAAACTTCTATAACATTAACGATGAAGAAATCTGAAAAAAGAAAAGGCTAGAAAAGTATATAGAATTATGCAGTTTGTTCAATTTGGTGTTTTATTGATGTTGTACCTTACATTTGTTCCAAAATCTTATTTCTTTTACAGATGTCTGAGTTACTTAATCAAAAGTCTTCTATACAAGGAAAAGTTCCTTCAGGGTATCTTAACAGTATATTCGATTTGAGTGGAAATTGGCTTCATGATGCTACAGACACCAAAACTCTCGCTTTCGATGGTTACTTTATTTCGTTGTATTATTTACACCTTACAACATTTCCACTTGTTCTAAACGACAGAGTTAAGAAGTCTGTTCCACCTCATTGGGATCCAGCAACCTTGTCTAGGTAACTTTTCCACATATTGTTTGCACATTTTTGGCATTAAGAATCATATGGATTATGCGGATGCTTTTTGAATGAATGAAGAAATAGTACTGGTGACCCTACTTTATAAACGCTTGCCTAtgttaaagaaaatatattattgTTATGCTGAATTAAAGTGGTTCTCAACTGGTTAGGTCGATCATGTGGCCGTATGCTGTAAAAATATAGTGTAACTAATTATATGTGGGATGATGAAGGAGCTGCAATATGTGTTTTCAACTTTCTTATGCAATTTTAGCTAATTTCTGAACATTTTCTCTCAAAGAAGTAGAATTCTGTTTATTGATCATTAGATTGAACTTTCGGCATATAAACTGTTACATAATTGTGCTTCTATTGCCTAATTGGAAAATTTTGAGACAAGGATAAGTTACTCTAGTCCATTGTAAAGTTATAAAATTGCTATTGCTGTGGTTGTTGTCAATAGTTGTAGTATAATATGCAGTATATATCTAATAATTTGTGTTTTGGTAGGTTCATACAGACATATGGAACACACATAATAGTCGGCATGGCTATCGGTGGTCAAGATTTAATATGTGTCAGGCAAAACTCTTCCTCTACAATTCCTACATCCGAGCTTAGAGGGTATTTGGAGGACCTCGGAGATGTTATGTTTTCAGATGGGAAAAGCCCTTCATTAATACAGAGAAAGTCAAGAGATGGCAAACAAAAAGTATAAGCACCTCATTTATATTTAAGGGCCCTTTCTTCTTTTGTTCGGTAAACACTAATATTTTTACTAAATGTCGTATATTTATGTAGGTGCCCGACATCTTTAACCGTATTTTGCAATCAAGCACCATGCAGTTGGCCAGCATTGCAGAAACATCGAGCGTTCGGCACATTGAGGTACTAAGCCATTAAGGGCTTGGTGGTGATTGGCAAAACCCCTTTGCATGCAAACCCCTTGTCCTCTGTCTCTATGGTTTTCTGATTCCAGTTCTTTATTCTTAAAAATCACATCTAAATTTGTTTATAGTGATCGCGATTCTGTTCGTTCTAAATAACTTTCTCATTGACAAAGAAAGTATGTGTCCCATAAAGAACTGCAAAAAGTTCAAAAACAAAGAAAGTAGTGTTAAACCACTAATGAACATGTCTAGAAGTATGTATATGGTATATGCCCCATGTTTTGAAGTCTTTACTCTTTAGCATGTCTAAGAGAATGTGTATAGTATTTGcatgttaaattttatataagcaAATTAAGTGATCAGTTTACTAATGCAGGGAAGAAGCAGATGAGTTGTGCCGAACGCTGGAGGAGAAAGAGGACAGTTCATGTACTGCCTCAGATCAGTTTTCTTGTATCACAATATAATGAACCTTGCTAAACAAGTTATGCGTGCAATTTAGTTGGAGAGGTTTTTTGTTAGGTCATGTAAGACTTTTGTTGGTTAAACTATTAGAAATTCAAGAGCAAATTGGGTCCTCTAATATAAAAAtgagcaatttagtccttatataatTCGTTTTGAAGCAAACAagtaacttttgaatagttttaatatttttcttatctaAATGCTcgtggaaaaaattgaaaataaacatgtctaaaagtttaatcataaaaaaatccatccttttacaaaaaatataacaaaaaaagaagttaaaatgaACGAAGAAAACAACATTGAAGACCAAAATTGTTTCAAGTCAAATctagaaacaaaaatgaaattgagaaaataaaatttacgtTCTAAATTTTAGAATTCGAAATTGTTGATGCACGAACAATAGAATCCTAATTTATCAATGGACAGAAAATCACTGATGAGATGAGTTGAAAGGTGCTTTACGGTCGGAAATGgaatacataattgagaataTGAAGAAAACCCCTAATTCATTATGTTGATACAatcataagaatatttaatactaagaattttattaaattatatatttttgttaaattatatttaataataattattttaaattatattttatagtattatatattatgattttagtaaattcatataagaatatttaatactaagaattttattaaattatatatttttgttaaattatatttaataataattattttaaattatattttataatattatatcttataattttagtaaattcatatattttattaaattatatatttttattaaattatatttaataataattatgttaaaatatgattaaattatttattatttatattaataatcttattaaaatttaataacaataacaataatcatttacctaaacaaatttatgctaaggatattctagtcattttagttttttccattatgctattacaactccattccattcaaccaaacacaagattactattaggggtgagcaaaactcgattcgactcgaaaaaatcgaaaaaaaatttaaatttcgagttaaacgaatcgagttattcgaatcaactcgaattttttttttcgaatttcgagttcgaatcgagttgagtttttgaattcgaataactcgaataattcgaataattcgaatatcaaactataatattttacatttttatcccaaactcccaaacctttttacttttccctcaaaacttttactccttcccactttccccccaaaacttttactcccctcccctcccaaccccccaatctacccaaaatccatttcccaccaaaattttactctcccatctattttttctcaaaattttactcctaaaaaccgtcaaaaccttttattttcccccaaaatctttccctcaaacttttattccccaaaactttttatttttcccctaaacttttacttctcaccctttactctcaaataaaaaatcaaaattatccaaaaaaaatcactaaacataaatagtaataattttatttatatctactatttatattattaaattaatttcacattttatattatttatattattgaattgcttagtcatattaaatatttatattaaaattgaattattaattatgccataaaatattcgtgttaaaattttatattggtattaatttcacattttatttttaaaataacttttattaaaaaatcatatttttatatttaatatattttttaattctaaaatacatagtgacaagaatctgaagataattgaaacaactaagcaagcaaagaagctaaccaatatataaaaaattaataaataaattatgaagtgatgaaagttaataaaaaaattgattaatgtgaacaaattttattacgatgggttaCAATGGTTACaaagacccaaaattattttttttaatttaacttgaacaaatatattcgattcgattcgattcgaatttcatctcacttgactcgattcgagaaaacttcaaataaagttaggatgataaaatgagattcgaaaactcgattaactcaaaaattttcgattcgattcgattcgattcgaccgaatgctcacccctaattccattacgcctctattccaatacagcgaactAAACGTGCTTTCATCAAATTAACCCTAAAACCTGAATTGAACACTAAATAATTAACCTTGTTAGCTTTaggtatcaaaatatataacgtttatcaaatataaatatcaaattggactaaaaaataacacaaataccACATTAAAtggtttcattttcattttaactaCCGACAATAATCCCAAGATCATATGCGGAATTATATATGACGAAGCAAAATGGCATGGACAAATTTAGCACTTCTCAAAGTAATCCTACAAAGTAGATCaagaatataatataaaacacaTCTAATACCACAAAAGATTATTTCACATATACCTACATAATTCCGAGTTAGGAACTCCACAATTCTACACATTTAGTATTATAATAATTCCGAGTTAGGAACTCCACAATTCTACACATTtagtattataataataataataataataataataataataattaaacaaactTTGAAGTTTCTTTCTTGTTGGATCAGTGGAAACACTCACATTATATATCTTACACTAGGTTTAATTGAGCATCTTCCACCACACCTTCGAGAGCAATGGCATTGAGAGTGGTAAAGAAGAGCTTTAAGTGAGATGAGCCAAGAATGATTTGCCTAGCAACCGAAACCCGATCCCTTTGGTTGCTGCAGGGAAAGTGGGAAACCGAATCCCCACCAATCCCCCTAGAATCAAATTTTCAGGTTGCAACAATACTTATCTGCTATTGCAACCCACTTGCTGAGATCTCCCCTGGAATACATGCTGCTGCTCACCTCTGACCCTGAAAATGTTGAGCCTCCTCCATTTGGTTCCTTGTACGAGTTGATGGTTCCACTGTTAGACTGTAGGACTTGAGAAATTTGTGAGCCTGTAAGCCGAGAAAGTTGCCCTTCATTAGCTTTCATCATCTCCATTCCATCTTTTCCGGTGTTTGAACTTTTTGTGTTCAAGAAACGGCCACCATTTCCCCTTGGACGACGCACTGCGTGCAGATGGCGCGAGTAGTGCAAATATGGCTGTAGGACAAAAGCATAATCTAAATATTTCATGCAGTTTTCAAGTCAAGAATCATCTAGTACTGTTTAAATATACCATATCCAACTTGTCTCCATAAAAGCTTGGGCCAAAAATTTCCCAACTAAAGAATTCAGAAACCAAAAGAAAGAAGATCATATACCTTCCGAGCTTTAGTCACTTTAGTCTCAAGTGCAGCCTTTGCACGGTATCGCCAACGATTCCATTGTACTGCTTGGCATTTACGTATATGGGTCCGTCCTCAGTAGCCAAGTTCAACGGCAGCATAACACGACCCTAATTTCATACATATGGGTTACATGAGCATAATATAGATAAAGAACATTTCGACCATAGTCATGAGGGTTAGCAAGAATCAAACAGATCCAGTTATAGATGATTTGGAGCTATCTCTCAACCGTAGAGCATCCATTGCCACATATTTGGCTTCATAATCATTTGATAGATCAGAAAGAAATAAGCAGATCCAGTACCATATATGACGATAAAACTCCAGCAGTATAATTAATTCAAGTGAAGTTGTTAGCTAGAGAAAGTGGAAGAGACAAACCGAAATTTGAGGTCCAAAAGTAGGGAAAACTCCATAGCCTTGATCCATTAAGTAAGGATATTTTGCACAAACCTACAGTTTTTGAGTCCAAAAAGgttattattattaacaaaggTAAGAAGGTGAGATGAGCCGGTTTATGGAAGATTACCATGGGCTGACCAAGTCCATGTTCCGACTGAAGTGATTGCTGCCTAGGGATGACTGCCTTAAGCATTGGTTCATCCCCTGAATCTTTGCAATCACCTGAAAGAGAAAACCAACTAGCTTGTTAGTAATCTTCAGCAGTTTTTGCTCCTCTACCATTGCATGCACGCTTAAACTTTGGTTTCAGTTCAACATGACATgattcattaagattatttaacAAATGAAATTAACAAATGAAATTATATGAAAAGCTTTCGCTTAAAGGAAATTCACGTGCTTAAAAGTAAAAGCATTGGATTCAACTTTTTACTGaaacttgtatatatattaaataaggtttgtAAATTCACAGTCATACAATCAAATCTCATCTATAAATAATTATCCTTTCAAGGTATTATTTTGAACTTGATGATTTTTTTAGGGTGGTATctatatttgacaaaaattatatattttgatatctaaagataattttgtcaatttttttaatatataattcgaattttagggttgatttaaagaaaattaattgctaatattattaagcTTAAAATTGTTAGTAATGCAAATTTATTTTAGCAGTTACAAACCATTATTTCCAACAGTTACAAACTGGTTTTTTATAgttacaaaaatgttaaagatttttcTGATCGTTATCTGAAATATTATCATTTTGTCCCTTCCAAAATCCTATAAATAGGAgacatttttctttcatttgaaactttagaatttttcttaaattgcATTAGAGCAAATTCTGTCTAGGAGTTAAGGTTTTAAGCGGGACTATCTGTGACTCCTCCAAaactttcctgggaattgatccTAGTGTGATTTTtctgattaattttatttttagattatttcaAAAGTGTAATACCAATTGAGTTTTACCTTCCTTATTCGAGTGTACGAATATTGAATAACTTTGTTAACCTTTGGGGACGATGTCCACTATACGATTACACCAATCAGGGTGAATTTGTTTCTAAGGCAGTGGTTCTTCCATGACATAGTAAACCTTTATTCATTTAATCTTCATTTGTTTTCCAGTCAGTGCTAACAAGTTTGTTTTGTAATAgtatattttccaacaattagAAATgaactactactactactactaaaCATGTCTGCCCGAATCAACAAATATATTCCTAATCTCTCCAAGCTCGAACCTCTTGATGGAACTAATTACCACTATTGGTCCCAAAGGATGGTCATATTCTTCAAACAACTTAACGTTGACTACATCCTCTTCAAATCCACCTATCACTGAAAAACCCAGAGATTTTGTCACCGTTCTTAAAGACTCGGATGTCGATTGCCACAAAGTTTGAGTTTGAAAAAGACAACAAAATGGTCAGAGGTCACATGTTAAGCCACATGACTATCAACCTCTTTGacctatttttcaaaaacaagaCAACTAAGTCCATTTGGGATACATTAGAAAAGAAATATGGAGTCGATGATGCTGGGGTCAAGAAATATGTCGTTGGAGAGTGGCTCAAATTTCAAATGACTGATGATAAGCCAATTATGGATCAAGTACACGTCTACGAGAAGTTAGTCTCCGACATCCTAGCTGAAGAGATAAAGATATGTGAATTATCCAAGCAGGCATCCTGAATGAAAAACTGTCAAAATCCTAGTCCGACTACCATAATCTTCTGAAGCATAAGAAGTGGGACATTCCTCTGGAAGAACTGATTAGCCATATGAAGATTGAGGAAGCCAGTCGTCTCAAGGATAAGGCTTTAATAACTTTAagtcaattttatttaaaaactaacaTGTGGAATTTGGTTCTAATTTTGGTCCCAAATTAAACATGTTTAAAAATGTTGGGAGTTCAAAGAAAATAGTAAAACATCAGAACAAAAAGGTTGTCAACTTCAAGAAAccaagaaagaataaaaaaacataacaatCTTATGAAATGTTACGTGTGTGTCGAAGCTGGACATAAAGCATATCAACGCTCTGACCGTCAGAATGAAAGCAAACCACAAGCAAATCTAGTTGAAAATCCAAATAAGGTGATAGATGTTGTAGTTTCTGAAGTAAACTTGGTCGAGAATAATGTCAAGTAGATTGTAGACACAGGCGCCTTCAAACATTTATGCGCTAACAGAGAAATGTTCATCGAGTTTGAAAGTGCAATTGAAGGTGTATAAGTCTACATGGGTAACTCTAGCAGTTCAGAAGTACTCGGTAAAGGAAAGATTTTTCTCAAACTTACTTCTAGAAAAACATTAGCATTAAATAATATCCTTTATGTACCTGCCCTACGTAGGAATTTAATTAGTGGTGGATTATTTAATAAGGCAGGAATTAAACTAGTCTTTGAATCCGATAAACTTATACTTTCCTGTAATAGAGATTATGTTGGGAAAGGTTATCTGAGTAGAGGGTTATTTTTTATTGAGACtatgtttaataataatacaACCACCACTTCTGCTTATGTTGTTGAATCTTTTGACGTGTGGCATGCTAGATTAGGTCATGTGAATATTCATtctcttaaaaaaaaactcataaaaatgaCTTTACTCCCTAATCTAGATTATATCAACTTTAATAAATGCAAAATTTGTGTTGAAACCAAGCATGCTAGACATTTCTTAAAAATTGTTAATGATAGGAAGATTGAATTATTAGAGTTAATTCATAATGATCTAGCAGACTTTAGAAAcacaaaaagtaaaaatggaaaaTGCTACTAtatcatatttgtaaatgattacTCTAGATGCACAAAGGTTTATCTCCTAAgatcaaaacataaaattgataaaaattttcttctttataaATCAGAAGTAGAAAACCAACTTGAAAGGAGAATAAAACGTCTTAGATCTAATAGAGGTAGTGAATATGACATTAATTTTCTTAAAGAGATTTGCGAGAAAGACGATATTATAAATGAATTTTCTACTCCTTATTTCCCACAACAAAATGGCATAgctaaaaggaaaaacaaaagtcTAAAATAAATGGCGAATGCTTTACTTTTAAGTTCTGGTTTACCTAACAGTATGTGGAGGGAGACTGTACTTTCTGTAAAACATATTCTTAAAAGAGTGGCTCATAAAAAGTTAGATTGTACCCCATATGTATTGTGGAAAGGTTATGCCCCTAATCAATAATACTTGAGAGTGTGGAGGTGTTTAGCAAAAGTAGGTTTGcctaattttaaaaagaatactATCGTGTCTAAAACTGTTGATGTTGTATTTGTTGTATATGCTCTAAATAATGTTGCATATAGATTCATGCCTTTGCATGATCATTCCATATGTAAATCTAGAGATGTTGTTTTCTTTGAGAATGTTTTTCCTTTAAAGAAATCTAGTATAAATATTGATATACAATTAGATGAACATGTTTCTTCTTCGAGTACACATAATAAAAATACTCTTAATGATAATATGGAACCTAGGAGAAGTAAAAGATAAAGGACTGTTGTCACACTCAATTATCTTTATTgtcttaaaatttaagaaaagttaggattaaattgaataaattagcAAATTTTCGGGCTCCAtcgagaaaataaaaaattttagtggCTGAATTATGATTAGTTGATCTCAATTTTGGTTTAGTTAGTTTAGAACCGACTATCTCCCTAATGGGAGACAAAATAATTATCAGTGATTGGCTAAGATAAACTAGGAGATCATGCAAGCCTTggttatatatatacgtatgaaaaggaaaaatttcTCTCGAATTTAACTGGTAATCTCCTTCTCGTCTCCAATGTCTTCTTTGGTtgctttgaaaaagaaaaggatgttCAAGAAAGCTCTGCATGAGGTGGTGAATAAGGGGTTCAAAGTTTAGGAAGCTAAGAATTTGATAAGCTGGTGAGCCCTAAGCCTCTCTATACTCCTGGATTAAAGGAAAGAAAAGTAAGAATTTTGAAAAAGTTTCTGTATAATTATGGATTCTGGGTTTTTAGGGTTTGTATACCTTCGATTTAATTGATaaatggttgtcatgcttagttATCTGGATGAACTCTGTCGTTTAGACAAGCTAAGCTGATGAGGATAATGGAATTCAAGTGAGTTTTTGTACACTACCCTTGGTGGTTGATAAAAATGTGTTGTGACTGTTTTGAGTTATTTGAATCTGTGATTATGTGTGGAAATGGTGAAGTGAATATGTTGTGGAAGCTTAACTTGTATAAGtaaaattgttgaatgaaatatgGTGTTTAAATAAATGGCATACTATGTATTTTATAATAAGTACCTTGCTCGTGTGTGTAATGCATGATTATATTATACACAAAGTACAAAGGTAATTTATCTGGATGGGTAGATGAAGTTAGGAATAATTAGCAGAATGGAGGAATGAGTCGATTGTTAAGAGAATAAAAGGGAGTAAGGAAGTGTCGTGGGATTCTATCGACTGACTCGCTAGAGTGAAACCGTGACAATAGTCTATTGACTGTATGGAGTGACACCGTGACAGGGGTTTATAGGTCCTATGGGGCGTCATCTCGAGAGAGGTTTAATATGCAAGACTATAGCTAGACTATGGCAATATAAAGAGTTCGCCTGGATAGTAAATATGAGTTTATAATGTGTAaaaccatagctaggctatggaaACATATAGAGTCTGCCAGAACAGTAAACATGAGTTTGTAATGTGtgagaccatagctaggctatggcaacATATAGAGCCCGTCAGGACAGTAGTATGATTGTTGAATGAAATATGGTGTTTGAATAAATGGCATACTATGTATTTTATAATAAGTAACTTGCTCGTGTGTGTAATGCATGATTATATTATACACAAAGTACAAAGGTAATTTATTTGGATGGGTAGATGAAGTTAGGAATAATTAGCAGAATGGAGGAATGAGTCGATTGTTAAGGGAATATAAGGGAGTAAGGAAGTGTCGTGGAATGCTATCGACTAACTCGCTAGAGTGAAACTGTGGCAATAGTCTATTGACTCTATGGAGTGACACCGTGACAGGGGTTTATAGGTCTTATGGGGTGACATCTCGAGAGAGGTttaatatgtaagaccatagctagacTATGGAAATATAAAGAGTTCGCCTGGATAGTAAACATGGGTTTATAATGTGTAaaaccatagctaggctatggaaACATATAGAGTCCGCCAGAATAGTAAACATGGGTTTATAATGTGTGAGactatagctaggctatggcaacATATAGAGCCCGTCAGGACAGTAAACATGGGTTtataatgtgtaagaccataactagcTATGGAAATATATAGAGTTCtctaggacattaaacatgggttcataccgtgtaagaccatggccaGACTACGGCTAGATAAAGTCTACCAAAATGTTAAACTAGGAAGTTGGCCAGATAAAAAAAGTAGATCATTGTTTGACTCACATGGAGAGTAGCATGATCGGAGGAACATGACGCGTCCGAAAATGCGGGTAAGCAGGATAGTTAAGAAATTTGCCAAAACTACAAGGATAAGAAAAACTGGTAGAAATTTCTGAGAATGCAGTTAAGCCTATTGATAAGGGAATCTGTCAAATTGTTACGGGAAAAGAAATTGGCATATGTGGTTCTTAACAATGTAGAGGAAATAGGAAGTAAAACTTAATTAAGGTATGAAGTAACCATTGGTACGGGTTCGACGGTGTTTAGTGACTAAACCAGTATTTGGGGTGATATTGAGGTGATCAGGCGAAGGTTAAGCCTAAGCCTAAGGATCGGCACGTAAAAGGTAGTAAGAGACGGGTAAGTCCGCCAAAGTTTACTTGGAGGTAATGATCGCCCAAATGGTCCGATCGACAGGGTCCATCAAAGATCTACAGAAAGAAAGAATGTATGACCAAAACTATGTAACGCAGGTTAATCCACAGAACTAAAAAAGAAGTCTGCCAATAGCTACCTTAGGCAGGTAGTCCACTAGCAGGTAGCGAAGGGGATGGTTCATTAGGTACTATCTGTTAATTCCAGTTATTTAGAAGACTGAAAGAAGTTAAACTAATAgcttagggctaaattgtaaagtacAAATCCGTTAAGATGATGAGGCATCATTTCAGTTAGCTTATCAACATGCTTAAAACTGTGAGTTTGGACTGGAGGAAGTGTTAAGGTGGAAAATCCTAAGTTTGATTTAGTATTGGATGAACGGATCAAGGTAAGGATCCAAATTTAATGAGAACATAAGTGGAAGACAGTCAGTGGTAGGCGATGAACTTTATATCCAAGTATGTGAATAATTGTGAGAGTTACATCGGTTAAGGTATAAAGAAATCTGGGATAAGGCAGGATCAGGCCAAGACCATAGAGAACCATTATTGTAAAGGTCGCACTTGCATATAAGATAGAGAAATAATCCACCAGCAGTGAGCTGCGAAAAAGAACAAGGCATCAACCACGCTTGTAAGATCTGAGGAATGTCAAAGATAGATAGTAAGTTTGAAATCTTTGTTTTAAATCTTATTTCTTGAAGATTATGGAATATTTTTGTTGCATTCTTTTACAAAATCTCACTAAGTTCAATGGAACTTACGAATTTACTGTTTGCTTGCAAGATAAATTTTTCGACTCGGTAATCGAGTGAAGGGATCAAGCCAGACATCGTCAAATTGTGGGATGGGCATAGAAgtcgtttatatatatataggggaACCTTTGGAAGCCACGCCTTAGGGATTAAATTAGTGTATCTGTGTTTAAGTCTCAAATCAAAATTTGTGAATAACTAATATGCTTACTAAGGTAGAAAGTTTGTAAGTTCTTAGAGCTTGTATGATAAGGGATTTTATCGAAATTTAAATTCTGAAATCTGATGTAAATCCTGAAATTATTAAGATTGAATAGTGGCAATGTAAGTAAATCGGGTTAGAGGATTTGTTAAGCCATTCGAGTTACTTGTGACACTTGGTAACCATGACCCA from Gossypium hirsutum isolate 1008001.06 chromosome D04, Gossypium_hirsutum_v2.1, whole genome shotgun sequence encodes:
- the LOC107898433 gene encoding MACPF domain-containing protein CAD1; protein product: MQYISNNLCFGRFIQTYGTHIIVGMAIGGQDLICVRQNSSSTIPTSELRGYLEDLGDVMFSDGKSPSLIQRKSRDGKQKVPDIFNRILQSSTMQLASIAETSSVRHIEGRSR
- the LOC107898209 gene encoding nuclear transcription factor Y subunit A-2; this translates as MESETVPMTVIVTDNLQFSLYSVASPRTSPGDCKDSGDEPMLKAVIPRQQSLQSEHGLGQPMVCAKYPYLMDQGYGVFPTFGPQISGRVMLPLNLATEDGPIYVNAKQYNGIVGDTVQRLHLRLNWEIFGPSFYGDKLDMPYLHYSRHLHAVRRPRGNGGRFLNTKSSNTGKDGMEMMKANEGQLSRLTGSQISQVLQSNSGTINSYKEPNGGGSTFSGSEVSSSMYSRGDLSKWVAIADKYCCNLKI